From Streptomyces griseorubiginosus, one genomic window encodes:
- a CDS encoding Zn-dependent alcohol dehydrogenase, whose product MRGVLFDGRQLQVVDDLEVRDPGPGEVLVAISAAGLCHSDLSVVDGTIPFPVPVVLGHEGAGVVEAVGEGVTHVGPGDHVALSTLANCGACADCDRGRPTMCRSSIGRPRKRFVRGGEAVFQFACNSAFAERTVVKAVQAVRIPKDIPLTSAALIGCGVLTGVGAVLNRARVDLGDSVLVIGTGGIGLNVIQGARIAGASRIVAVDANPAKEAMARQFGASDFLTSVEGVRELLPYGVDHAFECVGRVELVRAAVDLLDRHGQAVLLGVPAAGAEASFAVSSMFLDKAVLGCRYGSSRPQHDIPLYADLYRQGRLLLDELVTETYPIEDFEKAVGDAEAGRVARGVLTF is encoded by the coding sequence ATGCGCGGCGTGCTGTTCGACGGGAGGCAGCTCCAGGTCGTCGACGATCTGGAGGTACGGGACCCGGGGCCCGGGGAGGTGCTGGTCGCGATCTCGGCGGCCGGGCTGTGCCACAGCGATCTGTCCGTGGTGGACGGGACCATTCCGTTCCCGGTGCCGGTGGTGCTCGGGCACGAGGGCGCGGGTGTGGTGGAGGCCGTGGGGGAGGGGGTCACGCATGTCGGGCCCGGCGACCATGTGGCGCTGTCCACGCTGGCCAACTGCGGGGCCTGTGCCGACTGCGACCGGGGGCGGCCGACCATGTGCCGCAGCTCCATCGGGCGGCCGCGGAAGCGCTTCGTGCGGGGCGGGGAGGCGGTGTTCCAGTTCGCCTGCAACTCCGCCTTCGCGGAACGGACGGTGGTGAAGGCCGTCCAGGCGGTCCGGATCCCGAAGGACATCCCCCTGACGTCCGCCGCGCTCATCGGGTGCGGGGTGCTGACCGGGGTGGGAGCCGTGCTCAACCGGGCCCGGGTGGACCTCGGGGACAGCGTGCTGGTGATCGGGACCGGGGGGATCGGGCTCAACGTCATCCAGGGCGCGCGGATCGCCGGGGCGTCGCGGATCGTGGCCGTGGACGCCAACCCGGCCAAGGAGGCGATGGCCCGGCAGTTCGGGGCGAGCGACTTCCTGACGTCGGTGGAGGGCGTGCGGGAGCTGCTGCCGTACGGCGTGGACCACGCCTTCGAGTGCGTCGGGCGGGTCGAACTCGTGCGCGCCGCCGTCGACTTGCTGGACCGGCACGGCCAGGCGGTGCTGCTGGGGGTGCCGGCGGCGGGCGCGGAGGCGTCCTTCGCCGTCTCGTCGATGTTCCTCGACAAGGCCGTCCTCGGCTGCCGGTACGGCTCGTCACGACCGCAGCACGACATCCCCCTGTACGCCGACCTCTACCGCCAGGGCCGCCTGCTCCTCGACGAACTGGTCACGGAGACGTACCCGATCGAGGACTTCGAGAAGGCGGTCGGGGACGCGGAGGCGGGACGGGTGGCACGGGGGGTGCTGACCTTCTGA
- a CDS encoding MFS transporter: protein MTYRDVASPQVLGWACTSVGARMPVAMAPLALVFLVRERPGGYALGAVLAAVYVIGEIVGAPVLGMRLRPDNPRPQLAMGLATGAAGFAGLGLLPDANPLVLGAFAVLAGCAPAAATGGLRALLTELVPERAVAQALSTESMLNSVIWAVSPAAVTGLALTVAPRVPLMLAAGLMGASVAGLWLLPAGWKAEDSGGGGAWAQGASMARLLLGAWPVYVTGAASLALLGLAELALPALLEQRGIRVGWSGPMLTGLAVGGGLGAFLYGLRTWPGLPRTRSLVLMCGTSLCVTLVALIPHTAGIAAALAVGGLLQSGALLTRNLALREALPPAALAAGYSVMYAAAGAGYAATGSLAGALLTVTEPSRAILAGVVLTLALTGVGWWGEARRAGSSAQGADLAVSPGGGVEAPRPGPEGAAVCRRGDAEGRL from the coding sequence ATGACCTACCGCGATGTCGCCTCCCCCCAGGTGCTGGGCTGGGCCTGCACGTCCGTCGGCGCCCGGATGCCGGTGGCGATGGCCCCGCTGGCCCTCGTCTTCCTGGTGCGCGAGAGACCGGGAGGGTATGCGCTGGGGGCGGTGCTCGCGGCGGTGTACGTGATCGGTGAGATCGTCGGCGCCCCGGTGCTCGGGATGCGGCTGCGGCCCGACAATCCCCGTCCCCAACTGGCGATGGGGCTGGCGACGGGCGCCGCCGGGTTCGCCGGGCTCGGACTGCTTCCCGACGCGAATCCCCTGGTCCTGGGCGCGTTCGCGGTCCTCGCCGGCTGCGCCCCGGCCGCGGCGACCGGCGGGCTGCGCGCGCTGCTCACGGAACTCGTGCCGGAGCGGGCCGTGGCGCAGGCCCTGTCCACGGAGTCCATGCTGAACTCCGTCATCTGGGCCGTCTCCCCGGCCGCCGTCACCGGCCTCGCCCTCACCGTCGCGCCGCGCGTCCCGCTGATGCTGGCCGCCGGGCTGATGGGGGCGTCGGTGGCGGGGTTGTGGCTGCTTCCGGCGGGGTGGAAGGCGGAGGACTCCGGGGGCGGCGGGGCGTGGGCCCAAGGGGCGTCGATGGCCCGGCTGCTGCTCGGCGCGTGGCCGGTGTACGTCACGGGAGCGGCCAGCCTCGCTCTGCTGGGGCTCGCCGAGCTCGCGTTGCCCGCCCTGCTCGAACAGCGGGGCATCCGGGTCGGCTGGTCCGGCCCGATGCTGACCGGGCTCGCGGTGGGCGGCGGACTCGGGGCGTTCCTCTACGGCCTTCGCACCTGGCCCGGCCTGCCCCGCACCCGCTCTCTCGTGCTGATGTGCGGCACCTCGCTCTGCGTGACCCTGGTCGCGCTGATCCCGCACACGGCCGGGATCGCGGCCGCGCTCGCGGTGGGCGGCCTGCTCCAGTCGGGCGCGCTGCTCACCCGCAACCTCGCCCTGCGCGAGGCGCTGCCGCCCGCCGCCCTGGCCGCCGGGTACTCCGTCATGTACGCCGCCGCGGGCGCGGGTTACGCGGCCACGGGTTCACTCGCCGGTGCCCTGCTCACGGTCACGGAGCCGTCCCGGGCGATCCTGGCCGGGGTGGTGCTCACACTCGCGCTGACGGGGGTGGGGTGGTGGGGAGAGGCACGCCGGGCGGGGAGTTCAGCGCAGGGCGCCGACCTCGCCGTATCTCCCGGAGGAGGTGTCGAAGCCCCCCGTCCCGGCCCGGAAGGTGCGGCGGTATGCCGTCGGGGTGACGCCGAGGGCCGTCTGTAG
- a CDS encoding GlxA family transcriptional regulator produces the protein MSRTGRAPGFRPHRIVVLAMDGVLPFELGIPHRIFGRPRDAEGRLLYEVVTCSIRPPGPVQTDADFAIQVEHGPETLATADTVIVPASYELGPVFEQGVLTDELAAALAHIRPGTRLASICTGVYVLAAAGLLDGRPATTHWADSDRLQELFPQIRVDPEVLFIDDGDVLTSAGVAAGVDLCLHMVRRDHGTAVANDVARRTVVPPHRDGGQAQYIHRPVPDPQQSTTTSARTWALGRLHEPIQLRDMAAQEAMSVRTFTRRFREEVGVSPGQWLTQQRVERARHLLESTDLSVDQVAHDAGFGTAQSMRQHLQTALGVTPTAYRRTFRAGTGGFDTSSGRYGEVGALR, from the coding sequence ATGAGCCGGACTGGTCGTGCCCCGGGGTTCCGCCCGCACCGCATCGTCGTCCTCGCCATGGACGGCGTCCTCCCCTTCGAGCTGGGTATCCCGCACCGGATCTTCGGCCGTCCCCGGGACGCCGAGGGGCGGCTGCTGTACGAGGTCGTCACCTGCTCGATCCGCCCGCCGGGCCCGGTGCAGACCGACGCCGACTTCGCCATCCAGGTCGAGCACGGCCCGGAGACGCTGGCCACCGCCGACACCGTGATCGTCCCGGCGTCGTACGAACTGGGCCCGGTCTTCGAACAGGGCGTCCTGACCGACGAACTGGCCGCCGCCCTCGCCCACATCCGCCCCGGCACCCGGCTCGCGTCCATCTGCACCGGCGTCTACGTCCTCGCCGCCGCCGGCCTCCTCGACGGCCGCCCCGCCACCACGCACTGGGCCGACTCGGACCGGCTCCAGGAGCTCTTCCCGCAGATCAGGGTCGATCCGGAGGTCCTGTTCATCGACGACGGCGACGTGCTGACGTCCGCGGGGGTCGCGGCCGGTGTCGACCTGTGCCTGCACATGGTCCGCCGCGACCACGGCACCGCGGTCGCCAACGACGTGGCCCGTCGCACGGTGGTACCGCCGCACCGCGACGGCGGCCAGGCCCAGTACATCCACCGCCCCGTGCCCGACCCCCAGCAGTCGACCACGACCTCGGCCCGCACCTGGGCGCTGGGCCGGCTGCACGAGCCGATCCAGCTGCGGGACATGGCCGCGCAGGAGGCCATGTCGGTACGCACCTTCACGCGCCGCTTCCGCGAGGAGGTCGGCGTCAGCCCCGGCCAGTGGCTCACCCAGCAGCGCGTGGAGCGCGCCCGCCACCTCCTGGAGTCCACCGACCTCTCCGTCGACCAGGTGGCCCACGACGCGGGCTTCGGCACGGCCCAGTCCATGCGCCAGCACCTACAGACGGCCCTCGGCGTCACCCCGACGGCATACCGCCGCACCTTCCGGGCCGGGACGGGGGGCTTCGACACCTCCTCCGGGAGATACGGCGAGGTCGGCGCCCTGCGCTGA
- a CDS encoding MFS transporter encodes MTQTTEAAAAVEETRPPGGFRVHRAWFVAAVTFVTIIGAAAFRSLPGLLIDPLHQDFGWSRGTIGAAVSVNLALYGLTAPFAAALMDRFGIRRVVAVALTVIAVGSGLTVWMTAAWQLMLYWGLLVGLGSGSMALAFAATVTNRWFTERRGLVTGILTAASASGQLIFLPVLSWMVEEHDWRPAAITVALAALAVVPFVWLLLRDHPADVGLRPYGATEFVPKPAPVQGAARRAVTVLFKAARTGPFWLLAGTFAICGASTNGLVQTHFVPAAHDHGMPVTAAASLLAVIGVFDVVGTVASGWFTDRFEPRRLLAVYYALRGVSLLFLPMLLAPSVHPPMLFFIVFYGLDWVATVPPTVALCREQYGDDSAIVFGWVLASHQVGAALIAFLGGVARDVFGTYDMVWYASGALCAAAALMALVIRRRPAAPALATA; translated from the coding sequence GTGACCCAGACAACCGAAGCCGCAGCCGCCGTCGAGGAAACCCGGCCCCCCGGGGGATTCCGCGTCCACCGCGCCTGGTTCGTCGCCGCCGTCACCTTCGTGACGATCATCGGCGCCGCCGCCTTCCGTTCCCTGCCCGGCCTCCTCATCGACCCCCTGCACCAGGACTTCGGCTGGTCACGCGGCACCATCGGCGCGGCCGTCTCCGTCAACCTCGCGCTGTACGGCCTGACCGCGCCCTTCGCGGCGGCGCTGATGGACCGCTTCGGCATCCGGCGGGTGGTCGCCGTCGCGCTGACCGTGATCGCGGTCGGTTCCGGCCTGACCGTGTGGATGACGGCCGCCTGGCAGCTGATGCTCTACTGGGGCCTGCTCGTCGGCCTCGGCAGCGGCTCGATGGCCCTCGCCTTCGCCGCCACCGTCACCAACCGCTGGTTCACCGAGCGGCGCGGCCTGGTCACCGGCATCCTGACCGCCGCCTCCGCCTCCGGCCAGCTGATCTTCCTCCCGGTGCTGTCCTGGATGGTCGAGGAGCACGACTGGCGGCCGGCCGCGATCACGGTCGCGCTCGCCGCGCTCGCGGTCGTCCCCTTCGTCTGGCTGCTGCTGCGCGACCACCCGGCCGACGTGGGGCTACGGCCGTACGGCGCGACCGAGTTCGTGCCGAAGCCGGCACCGGTCCAGGGCGCCGCCCGCCGAGCGGTGACCGTCCTGTTCAAGGCCGCCCGCACCGGTCCCTTCTGGCTGCTCGCCGGCACCTTCGCGATCTGCGGGGCCTCCACCAACGGCCTCGTCCAGACCCACTTCGTGCCCGCCGCCCACGACCACGGCATGCCGGTCACGGCCGCCGCCTCGCTGCTCGCGGTCATCGGCGTCTTCGACGTCGTCGGCACCGTGGCCTCCGGCTGGTTCACCGACCGCTTCGAACCCCGCCGCCTGCTCGCGGTGTACTACGCCCTGCGCGGTGTCTCGCTGCTGTTCCTGCCGATGCTGCTGGCGCCCAGCGTGCACCCGCCGATGCTGTTCTTCATCGTCTTCTACGGCCTCGACTGGGTCGCCACCGTCCCGCCCACCGTCGCCCTGTGCCGTGAGCAGTACGGCGACGACAGCGCGATCGTCTTCGGCTGGGTCCTCGCCTCCCACCAGGTCGGTGCCGCCCTGATCGCCTTCCTCGGCGGAGTGGCCCGGGACGTGTTCGGCACGTACGACATGGTCTGGTACGCGTCGGGCGCGCTGTGCGCGGCGGCGGCGCTGATGGCGCTGGTGATCCGGCGCCGCCCGGCCGCCCCCGCGCTCGCGACCGCCTAG
- a CDS encoding SMI1/KNR4 family protein produces MSPIHEFATWEPLLWLLFHDNADRLAAPGGYVAGHISRGGWSVPVRRRSPPPGQASQIEDMQEEHDAVGRVHTALAESGVDGVAFVAEISPAGRAALHLIETGPAVEPGIGGPHPGAILLVEGAVPEPWRRLPDPVDGAAPHPAADPALLERTLRERLPDAIGATEEEIAAAEKRLGIALPEELKALYRVTRARWEDWDGDYDKAEQVYDAVGCELLPLDRVYVADAASRRSSWRFAAMEAVFTPPDAAVQGLVGSPGWIVFGDNGGGDRLAADLTPGPGGHTGQIIQIGHEDHVGADLLAASLTDLVLNGEREERARRREAPAVAYVNVASLGSVEEAAHPALEVLSIGVLEGPPVSLAPVAGLPRLRTLSAYPRTLADPLETARLTGLEYLELGPEEWRVLLDADAVPRSLLAAGIEVHGDRHPLPVVDLANELLARWDRPPMTRTVLEGEL; encoded by the coding sequence TTGTCCCCGATCCATGAATTCGCCACCTGGGAGCCGCTGTTGTGGCTCCTGTTCCACGACAACGCCGACCGCCTCGCCGCGCCGGGCGGCTACGTGGCCGGGCACATCAGCCGAGGCGGGTGGAGCGTGCCGGTGCGCCGGCGCTCACCCCCTCCCGGCCAGGCGTCCCAGATCGAGGACATGCAGGAGGAACACGACGCGGTGGGGCGGGTGCACACGGCCCTGGCCGAGTCCGGCGTCGACGGGGTCGCGTTCGTCGCGGAGATCTCACCGGCCGGCCGGGCCGCCCTGCATCTCATCGAGACCGGTCCCGCCGTGGAACCCGGCATCGGCGGACCCCACCCGGGGGCGATCCTGCTGGTCGAGGGCGCCGTACCCGAGCCGTGGCGGCGGCTGCCCGACCCGGTGGACGGGGCCGCCCCGCACCCGGCGGCCGATCCCGCGCTGCTGGAGCGGACGCTCCGCGAACGGCTCCCCGACGCGATCGGCGCCACCGAGGAGGAGATCGCCGCGGCGGAGAAGCGCCTCGGCATCGCGCTGCCCGAGGAGCTGAAGGCGCTGTACCGGGTGACCCGGGCGCGCTGGGAGGACTGGGACGGCGACTACGACAAGGCGGAGCAGGTCTACGACGCGGTCGGCTGCGAGCTGCTCCCCCTGGACCGCGTGTACGTCGCCGACGCCGCGTCCCGCAGGAGCTCCTGGCGGTTCGCGGCGATGGAGGCGGTCTTCACCCCGCCCGACGCGGCCGTGCAGGGCCTGGTCGGCTCCCCCGGCTGGATCGTCTTCGGCGACAACGGCGGCGGTGACCGGCTCGCGGCCGACCTGACGCCGGGCCCGGGCGGGCACACGGGACAGATCATCCAGATCGGTCACGAGGACCACGTCGGCGCCGATCTGCTCGCCGCCTCCCTCACCGACCTGGTGCTCAACGGGGAGCGCGAGGAGCGCGCTCGCCGCCGGGAGGCGCCGGCGGTGGCGTACGTCAATGTCGCGAGCCTCGGCAGTGTCGAGGAGGCCGCCCACCCCGCCCTCGAGGTCCTGTCCATCGGCGTCCTGGAGGGTCCGCCCGTCAGTCTCGCCCCCGTGGCCGGGCTCCCGCGTCTGCGGACCCTGAGCGCCTATCCCCGTACCCTCGCCGACCCGCTGGAGACAGCCCGGCTGACCGGCCTGGAGTACCTGGAGCTCGGCCCGGAGGAGTGGCGGGTGCTGCTGGACGCCGACGCGGTCCCCCGGAGCCTGCTCGCGGCCGGCATCGAGGTCCACGGCGACCGCCACCCGCTCCCCGTCGTCGACCTCGCGAACGAACTCCTCGCCCGGTGGGACCGCCCGCCGATGACCCGGACGGTCCTGGAGGGCGAGCTGTGA
- a CDS encoding flavin reductase family protein, whose amino-acid sequence MGQAGTAEAAVRYLRSTGTRPVEALPRPELRCVREDERAPLDPAEFRRVLGSFATGVTVITAPGTPPAGFACQSFSSLSLDPPLVAFMVGRTSGTWPRIAQAGVFCVNVLSAEQGELCRAFAVSGADKFAGVSHDPAPVSGSPRLAGTLAWIDCTIHAVHTGGDHLIVVGRVDALGTGEGERPLLFHRGRFV is encoded by the coding sequence ATGGGACAAGCGGGGACGGCGGAAGCGGCCGTCCGGTACCTGAGGTCGACGGGGACGCGGCCGGTGGAGGCGCTGCCCCGGCCCGAGCTGCGGTGTGTCCGCGAGGACGAGCGCGCACCGCTCGACCCGGCGGAGTTCCGGCGCGTGCTGGGGAGCTTCGCGACCGGCGTCACGGTGATCACGGCCCCCGGCACCCCGCCCGCCGGTTTCGCCTGCCAGTCCTTCTCCTCCCTCTCCCTCGACCCGCCGCTGGTCGCGTTCATGGTGGGCCGCACGTCGGGCACCTGGCCGCGCATCGCCCAGGCGGGCGTCTTCTGCGTGAACGTGCTGAGCGCCGAACAGGGCGAGCTGTGCAGGGCGTTCGCGGTGAGCGGCGCCGACAAGTTCGCGGGCGTGTCCCACGACCCGGCCCCGGTCTCCGGCTCCCCGCGCCTCGCGGGCACGCTCGCGTGGATCGACTGCACGATCCACGCGGTGCACACCGGCGGGGACCATCTCATCGTGGTGGGGCGGGTGGACGCGCTGGGCACGGGCGAGGGCGAGCGACCTCTGCTGTTCCACCGGGGACGGTTCGTCTGA
- a CDS encoding enoyl-CoA hydratase/isomerase family protein translates to MPVSEVLHVVDGEVAQVTLNRPEALNAITPDQRERLIRLLGEASADPGVRAVVLTGTGRGFCAGADLRGGAAAGERGAGGVAGERVAGDVARMIRDGAQRLIAAVLDCEKPVIAAVNGTAAGLGAHLALACDLVLAAESARFIEVFVRRGLVPDGGGAYLLPRLVGPQRAKELMFFGDALSAADAERLGLVNRVVPDGELDKTAREWAARLAAGPTRALALTKQLVNASLDSDRATAFAAEAAAQEINMTTADAQEGVASFVERRSPEYRGR, encoded by the coding sequence GTGCCGGTGAGCGAGGTGCTGCACGTCGTCGACGGCGAGGTCGCGCAGGTGACCCTCAACCGGCCCGAGGCGCTCAACGCCATCACCCCCGACCAGCGCGAACGCCTCATCCGGCTGCTCGGCGAGGCGTCCGCGGACCCCGGCGTCCGGGCCGTCGTCCTCACCGGCACCGGGCGCGGCTTCTGCGCGGGGGCGGACCTGCGGGGCGGGGCGGCGGCCGGCGAGCGGGGGGCCGGTGGCGTGGCCGGTGAGCGGGTGGCCGGTGACGTGGCCCGGATGATCCGGGACGGCGCCCAGCGGCTGATCGCCGCCGTCCTGGACTGCGAGAAGCCGGTGATCGCGGCGGTCAACGGCACGGCCGCCGGCCTGGGCGCCCATCTGGCCCTCGCCTGCGATCTCGTACTGGCCGCCGAGTCCGCCCGCTTCATCGAGGTGTTCGTGCGCCGGGGCCTGGTCCCCGACGGCGGCGGCGCCTACCTCCTGCCCCGTCTGGTCGGCCCGCAGCGGGCCAAGGAGCTGATGTTCTTCGGCGACGCGCTCTCCGCCGCCGACGCCGAGCGGCTCGGCCTGGTCAACCGGGTCGTCCCGGACGGGGAGTTGGACAAGACGGCCCGCGAGTGGGCGGCCCGGCTCGCCGCCGGCCCGACCCGCGCCCTCGCCCTGACGAAGCAGCTCGTCAACGCCTCCCTGGACAGCGACCGCGCCACCGCCTTCGCCGCGGAGGCCGCCGCCCAGGAGATCAACATGACGACGGCGGACGCCCAGGAGGGCGTGGCGAGCTTCGTGGAGCGCAGGAGCCCGGAGTACCGGGGGCGTTGA